A section of the Pseudomonas flavescens genome encodes:
- a CDS encoding OB-fold-containig protein: MEIFLQISLAFPTVIFSFLLCLAVVYWVIVAFGLIEIDVLDVEADSALDGPAAALLSKLKLRDVPLTLVLTLLSFFAWFISYFVDLWGLGLLPLEWLRYPLGALVAVAALFLAVPPTRLLCAPLRPLFLKLEVTSSKSVLGQTAVVRSGRVTASHGEAMLEDGGAGLILRVRADEQLGFKRGDRVVLLEYLEAQHAYRVITEEEFRGI, from the coding sequence ATGGAAATCTTCCTGCAGATCTCGCTGGCTTTCCCCACCGTCATCTTCAGCTTCCTGCTGTGTCTGGCGGTGGTGTACTGGGTCATCGTCGCGTTTGGCCTGATCGAGATCGACGTGCTCGACGTCGAAGCCGACTCCGCACTGGACGGCCCGGCCGCGGCACTCCTGTCCAAACTCAAGCTGCGTGACGTACCGCTCACCCTGGTGCTGACCCTGCTGTCTTTCTTCGCCTGGTTCATCAGCTACTTCGTCGACCTCTGGGGGCTTGGCCTGTTGCCACTGGAGTGGCTGCGCTACCCCCTGGGCGCGCTGGTGGCAGTGGCCGCGTTGTTTCTTGCCGTGCCGCCGACGCGCCTGCTGTGCGCGCCGCTGCGCCCGCTGTTCCTCAAACTGGAAGTGACCAGCAGCAAGAGCGTGCTCGGTCAGACCGCCGTGGTGCGCAGTGGCCGGGTGACCGCCAGCCATGGCGAGGCCATGCTCGAAGACGGTGGTGCCGGCCTGATTCTGCGGGTTCGGGCTGACGAACAGCTGGGCTTCAAGCGTGGCGACCGTGTCGTTTTACTGGAATACCTGGAAGCGCAGCATGCTTACCGGGTGATAACTGAAGAAGAGTTCCGGGGTATCTGA
- a CDS encoding PspA/IM30 family protein → MNVWSKLLTALRGGANELGETLVDGQALRILDQEIRDADVELRKSKEALAEIMAKQKLAAERAGKSAAKVAEYEQYALKALEAGNEALAGEVAGKIANLEIELASDREQADGYAASVAQLRKAVTQAEANIKRLKQQVDTVKATESVQKAQMAVAQRYGGSQAKLHTAVESLERIKQQQAERAAKMEAAAELAEASTPDDSLDAKLRAAGIVADKTSADSVLARLKDKAKP, encoded by the coding sequence ATGAACGTCTGGAGCAAATTGCTGACGGCGCTGCGTGGCGGTGCCAACGAATTGGGTGAGACGCTGGTCGATGGGCAGGCGCTGCGCATTCTCGATCAGGAAATCCGCGACGCCGATGTCGAACTGCGCAAATCCAAGGAAGCCCTGGCCGAGATCATGGCCAAGCAGAAGCTGGCCGCCGAACGTGCCGGTAAATCCGCAGCCAAGGTCGCCGAGTACGAGCAATACGCGCTCAAGGCCCTGGAAGCGGGCAATGAGGCACTGGCCGGTGAAGTGGCCGGCAAGATCGCCAACCTGGAGATCGAGCTGGCCAGCGATCGTGAACAGGCTGATGGCTATGCCGCCAGCGTGGCGCAATTGCGCAAGGCCGTGACCCAGGCCGAGGCCAACATCAAACGCCTGAAGCAGCAGGTGGACACCGTCAAGGCGACCGAAAGCGTGCAGAAGGCGCAGATGGCCGTGGCGCAGCGCTACGGTGGTTCCCAGGCCAAGCTGCACACGGCGGTCGAGTCGCTGGAGCGCATCAAGCAGCAGCAGGCGGAGCGTGCGGCCAAGATGGAAGCCGCGGCCGAGCTTGCCGAGGCGTCCACCCCGGATGACTCGCTGGATGCCAAGCTGCGTGCGGCGGGTATCGTCGCCGACAAGACCAGTGCCGACAGCGTGCTGGCGCGTCTCAAGGACAAAGCCAAGCCCTGA
- the bacA gene encoding biofilm formation regulator BacA, which yields MENKSSAHYQRLFRQRLREQGLVKKEVWILPEHAQRLSAVERKLRQPQSELASMEEGVSMPQVWTAQTLFDALSGAEPFADGRAAVELIQGADASLHVTMKDYGDLPLFIAVFGDQIIVEALLWPASDVRDTAAFNEEVLRSHKLFPLSSVGLETLPDGQACYTMFGALSASSILPNVVLEIETLADNVIKATEAYEDFLKASA from the coding sequence ATGGAAAACAAATCCTCAGCTCATTATCAGCGTCTCTTTCGCCAGCGTCTGCGCGAACAGGGGCTGGTGAAAAAGGAAGTCTGGATACTGCCCGAGCATGCCCAGCGGCTCTCGGCGGTCGAACGGAAACTGCGCCAGCCCCAGTCGGAGCTGGCTTCAATGGAGGAGGGGGTGAGCATGCCTCAGGTTTGGACTGCACAAACGTTGTTCGATGCGCTTTCAGGGGCAGAGCCGTTTGCTGATGGCCGCGCTGCCGTCGAGCTGATTCAGGGCGCCGATGCCAGTTTGCACGTGACCATGAAGGACTATGGTGATCTGCCGCTGTTCATTGCGGTATTCGGTGATCAGATCATCGTCGAGGCGCTGCTCTGGCCTGCCAGTGACGTGCGCGATACTGCCGCTTTCAACGAGGAAGTGCTGCGTAGCCACAAGCTTTTCCCGCTCTCCAGCGTCGGCCTCGAAACCCTGCCCGACGGGCAGGCCTGTTACACCATGTTCGGTGCGTTGAGTGCCTCGTCGATCCTGCCCAACGTGGTGCTGGAGATCGAAACCCTGGCAGACAACGTCATCAAGGCGACCGAAGCCTACGAAGACTTCCTCAAGGCCAGTGCATAA
- a CDS encoding endonuclease — MPSRSLLALLCLILCTSIFAAPPQTFSQAKKIGWKLYERQSVEFYCGCSFSGNRVDLKSCGYTPRKNANRAARIEWEHIVPAWQIGHQRQCWQNGGRQNCSKNDSVYRRAEADLHNLVPAIGEVNGDRSNYDFGWLPQAPSQYGACATVVDFKARKVMPRKEVRGMIARTYLYMSDRYKLKLSRQNRQLFTARNKTYPAQQWERQRNQLMGCVMGWANPYVGQLDKRLCQQAPITAVNRQ; from the coding sequence ATGCCGTCCCGCAGCCTCCTCGCCCTGCTCTGCCTCATCCTCTGCACATCGATCTTCGCCGCACCACCGCAAACCTTCAGCCAGGCCAAGAAAATCGGCTGGAAGCTCTATGAGCGTCAGTCGGTGGAGTTCTACTGCGGCTGCAGTTTCAGTGGCAACCGCGTCGACCTGAAAAGTTGCGGATACACCCCGCGCAAGAATGCCAACAGGGCCGCCCGGATCGAGTGGGAACACATCGTCCCAGCCTGGCAGATCGGCCACCAGCGCCAGTGCTGGCAAAACGGCGGCCGGCAGAACTGCAGCAAGAACGACAGCGTGTATCGCCGCGCCGAGGCCGACCTGCACAACCTGGTACCGGCGATTGGCGAGGTCAACGGAGATCGCAGCAACTACGACTTCGGCTGGCTACCCCAGGCGCCCAGCCAGTATGGCGCCTGCGCGACGGTGGTCGACTTCAAGGCCCGCAAGGTCATGCCGCGCAAGGAAGTACGCGGCATGATCGCCCGCACTTACCTGTACATGAGCGACCGCTACAAGCTCAAGCTGTCGAGACAGAATCGCCAGCTGTTCACCGCCAGGAACAAGACCTACCCGGCGCAGCAGTGGGAACGCCAGCGCAACCAGCTGATGGGGTGCGTCATGGGCTGGGCAAACCCCTACGTCGGGCAACTGGACAAGCGCTTGTGCCAGCAGGCACCGATTACTGCCGTCAATCGGCAGTAG
- the thrC gene encoding threonine synthase, whose product MRYISTRGQAPALNFEDVLLAGLATDGGLYVPENLPRFTQEEIASWAGLPYHELAFRVMRPFVTGSIPDADFKKILEDTYGVFEHSAVAPLRQLNGNEWVLELFHGPTLAFKDFALQLLGRLLDYVLAKRNERVVIMGATSGDTGSAAIEGCKACDNVDIFIMHPHNRVSEVQRRQMTTILGDNIHNIAIEGNFDDCQEMVKASFADQGFLKGTRLVAVNSINWARIMAQIVYYFHAALQLGGPARSVAFSVPTGNFGDIFAGYLARNMGLPISQLIVATNRNDILHRFMSGNQYAKGELYPTLSPSMDIMVSSNFERLLFDLHGRNGSSIAALMTEFRQTGGFTVEDDRWTEARKLFDSLAVSDEQTCETIAEVYAATGELLDPHTAIGVRAARECRRSLAVPMVVLGTAHPVKFPEAVEKAAVDQSPALPPHLADLFERDERCTVLANDLKTVQAFVAAHGNRGKPL is encoded by the coding sequence ATGCGCTATATCAGCACTCGCGGCCAGGCACCGGCCCTGAATTTCGAAGATGTTCTGCTGGCCGGTCTGGCCACTGACGGCGGCCTCTATGTGCCGGAAAACCTGCCACGCTTCACGCAGGAAGAGATCGCCTCCTGGGCGGGCCTGCCGTATCACGAGCTGGCGTTCCGGGTGATGCGTCCGTTCGTGACCGGCAGCATCCCGGATGCCGATTTCAAGAAGATCCTCGAGGACACGTACGGTGTGTTCGAGCACTCCGCCGTGGCGCCGCTGCGCCAGTTGAACGGCAACGAGTGGGTGCTCGAGCTGTTCCATGGTCCGACCCTGGCGTTCAAGGATTTCGCCCTGCAACTGCTGGGTCGCCTGCTCGATTACGTGCTCGCCAAGCGCAACGAGCGCGTGGTGATCATGGGCGCCACCTCCGGTGATACCGGTTCGGCGGCCATCGAGGGCTGCAAGGCCTGCGACAACGTCGACATCTTCATCATGCACCCGCACAACCGCGTGTCTGAAGTGCAGCGCCGGCAGATGACCACCATCCTGGGCGACAACATTCACAATATCGCCATCGAGGGCAACTTCGATGACTGCCAGGAGATGGTCAAGGCCAGCTTCGCCGACCAGGGTTTCCTCAAGGGCACTCGCCTGGTGGCGGTCAACTCGATCAACTGGGCGCGGATCATGGCCCAGATCGTCTACTACTTCCATGCGGCGCTGCAGCTCGGTGGCCCGGCGCGTTCGGTGGCCTTCTCGGTGCCGACCGGCAACTTCGGCGATATTTTCGCCGGATATCTGGCGCGCAACATGGGCTTGCCGATCAGCCAGCTGATCGTCGCCACCAACCGCAATGACATCCTGCATCGCTTCATGAGCGGCAATCAGTACGCCAAGGGTGAGCTGTATCCGACCCTGTCACCGTCGATGGACATCATGGTGTCGTCGAACTTCGAGCGCCTGCTGTTCGACCTGCACGGTCGTAACGGTTCGTCGATCGCGGCACTGATGACCGAGTTCCGTCAGACCGGTGGTTTCACCGTCGAGGACGATCGCTGGACCGAGGCCCGCAAGCTGTTCGACTCCCTTGCGGTGAGCGACGAGCAGACCTGCGAAACCATTGCCGAGGTGTACGCCGCCACTGGCGAACTGCTCGACCCGCACACCGCCATTGGCGTGCGTGCCGCTCGCGAATGCCGTCGCAGCCTGGCTGTGCCGATGGTGGTTCTCGGTACGGCGCATCCGGTCAAGTTTCCGGAAGCGGTGGAAAAGGCTGCCGTCGATCAGTCGCCGGCGCTGCCGCCGCACCTGGCCGATCTGTTCGAGCGCGACGAGCGCTGTACCGTACTGGCCAACGACCTGAAGACGGTGCAGGCATTCGTGGCTGCCCACGGTAATCGCGGCAAGCCGCTTTAA
- a CDS encoding homoserine dehydrogenase, whose translation MNPVKVGICGLGTVGGGTVNVLKRNAEEIARRAGRGIEVAQIATRTPKPQYQSTGISITNDVFAVASNPEIDIVVELIGGYSIARELVLKAIDNGKHVVTANKALIAVHGNEIFARAREKGVIVAFEAAVAGGIPVIKAIREGLAANRINWLAGIINGTGNFILSEMREKGRTFEDVLAEAQALGYAEADPTFDVEGIDAAHKLTILASIAFGIPLQFDKAYTEGITKLTTADVNYAEALGYRIKHLGVARRTEAGIELRVHPTLIPADRLIANVNGVMNAVMVNGDAAGSTLFYGAGAGMEATASAVVADLVDVVRALTTDPTNRVPHLAFQPDSLSDHPILSIADCESAYYLRIQAKDRPGVLAQVASILSERGINIESIMQKEVEEQDGLVPMILVTHRVAEQRMNDAIAALEALSDVVGNVVRIRVEQLN comes from the coding sequence GTGAATCCGGTCAAAGTAGGCATCTGTGGGCTGGGTACCGTCGGTGGCGGTACCGTCAATGTGCTCAAGCGCAACGCCGAGGAAATCGCGCGTCGTGCCGGGCGTGGCATCGAGGTGGCGCAGATTGCCACCCGTACACCCAAGCCTCAGTACCAGTCGACCGGCATTAGCATTACCAACGATGTATTCGCAGTAGCCAGCAACCCCGAAATCGATATCGTCGTGGAGCTGATTGGCGGCTACAGCATCGCCCGTGAGCTGGTGCTCAAGGCCATCGACAACGGCAAGCATGTGGTGACCGCCAACAAGGCGCTGATCGCCGTGCACGGCAACGAGATCTTCGCCCGCGCTCGCGAGAAGGGCGTGATCGTTGCCTTCGAGGCGGCGGTGGCGGGTGGCATCCCGGTGATCAAGGCGATTCGCGAAGGCCTGGCGGCCAACCGTATCAACTGGCTGGCGGGGATCATCAACGGTACCGGCAACTTCATTCTCAGTGAAATGCGCGAGAAAGGCCGTACTTTCGAGGACGTGCTCGCCGAGGCGCAGGCGCTGGGCTATGCCGAAGCCGATCCGACCTTCGACGTCGAGGGTATCGACGCGGCCCACAAGCTGACCATTCTGGCGTCCATCGCGTTCGGTATCCCGCTGCAGTTCGACAAGGCCTACACCGAAGGCATCACCAAGTTGACCACTGCTGACGTCAACTACGCCGAAGCCTTGGGCTACCGTATCAAGCACCTGGGCGTCGCACGCCGTACCGAGGCCGGTATCGAGCTGCGCGTGCACCCGACGCTGATTCCGGCCGACCGCCTGATCGCCAACGTCAATGGCGTGATGAATGCGGTGATGGTCAATGGCGATGCCGCTGGCAGCACGCTGTTCTACGGTGCTGGCGCTGGCATGGAGGCGACCGCGTCGGCGGTGGTGGCGGATCTGGTCGATGTGGTGCGTGCCCTGACCACCGACCCGACCAATCGCGTGCCGCACCTGGCCTTCCAGCCGGATTCGCTGTCCGACCATCCGATCCTGTCGATCGCCGACTGCGAAAGCGCCTATTACCTGCGCATTCAGGCCAAGGATCGCCCCGGCGTGCTGGCCCAGGTGGCGAGCATCCTGTCGGAGCGCGGCATCAACATCGAATCGATCATGCAGAAAGAAGTCGAAGAGCAGGATGGCCTGGTGCCGATGATCCTGGTCACGCATCGCGTTGCCGAGCAGCGCATGAACGACGCCATTGCAGCGCTCGAAGCGCTGAGCGACGTGGTCGGCAATGTCGTGCGCATCCGCGTCGAACAACTGAACTGA
- a CDS encoding DsbC family protein, translated as MRVTRIFAAMALGLVSTLGHAADPDQTIRKNLLSIQPDLPIEAIAESPMPGVYQVQLKGGRQLYASADGQFVMQGYLFQFKDGQAINLTEAEESRAIAKQINAIPAKDMVVFAPKQPKAHITVFTDTDCGYCQKLHSEVAELNKQGIEVRYLAFPRQGLGSKGAKDLASVWCSKDRQAAMNQAKSRQSVAEATCDNPVAEQYQLGQMIGVNGTPAIILENGKMIPGYQPAAQLAKLALEAK; from the coding sequence ATGCGTGTGACCCGCATTTTCGCGGCCATGGCCCTTGGCCTGGTCAGCACCCTCGGCCATGCCGCCGACCCGGATCAGACGATTCGCAAGAACCTGCTGTCGATCCAGCCTGATCTGCCGATCGAGGCCATTGCCGAAAGTCCGATGCCCGGCGTCTACCAGGTGCAGCTCAAGGGTGGTCGCCAGCTGTATGCCAGTGCCGACGGGCAGTTCGTCATGCAGGGTTACCTGTTCCAGTTCAAGGACGGGCAGGCCATCAACCTGACCGAGGCCGAAGAGAGTCGCGCCATCGCCAAGCAGATCAACGCCATTCCGGCCAAGGACATGGTGGTGTTCGCGCCCAAGCAACCGAAAGCGCATATCACCGTGTTCACCGACACCGACTGCGGTTACTGCCAGAAGCTGCACAGCGAAGTGGCCGAGCTCAACAAGCAGGGTATCGAAGTGCGTTACCTGGCCTTCCCGCGTCAGGGGCTGGGCAGCAAGGGTGCGAAGGATCTGGCCAGCGTCTGGTGCTCGAAGGATCGCCAGGCGGCGATGAATCAGGCCAAATCGCGTCAGTCGGTCGCCGAAGCCACCTGCGACAATCCCGTGGCCGAGCAGTATCAGCTAGGGCAGATGATCGGGGTCAATGGCACGCCGGCGATCATTCTGGAAAACGGCAAGATGATTCCGGGCTATCAGCCCGCGGCGCAGTTGGCAAAACTGGCGCTGGAAGCCAAGTGA
- the xerD gene encoding site-specific tyrosine recombinase XerD has product MSAVDHPLIERFIETLWLEKGLSVHTRSAYRSDLALLNGWLQGRGVELQAVGREVLLDHLAWRMNEGYKARSTARLISGMRGFYRFLLREGVIETDPTLQVDMPQLGRPLPKSLSEADVEALLAAPDLDDPIGLRDRAMLEVLYACGLRVSELIGLTLEQVNLRQGVLRVFGKGSKERLVPMGEEAIGWVERYCREARPALLGGRPGDVLFPSLRGEQMTRQTFWHRIKHQARVAGIAKSLSPHTLRHAFATHLLNHGADLRVVQMLLGHSDLSTTQIYTHVARARLQALHAQHHPRG; this is encoded by the coding sequence ATGTCCGCAGTCGACCATCCGCTGATCGAGCGCTTCATCGAGACGCTGTGGCTGGAGAAAGGCTTGTCCGTGCATACCCGGTCTGCGTATCGCAGTGACCTGGCATTGCTCAATGGCTGGCTGCAGGGGCGTGGTGTCGAGCTGCAGGCGGTCGGCCGCGAGGTGCTGCTCGATCACCTGGCCTGGCGCATGAACGAAGGCTACAAGGCGCGCTCCACGGCGCGGCTGATTTCCGGGATGCGCGGCTTCTACCGGTTTCTGCTGCGCGAGGGGGTGATCGAAACCGATCCTACCCTGCAGGTGGACATGCCCCAGCTTGGGCGGCCGTTGCCCAAGTCGCTGTCCGAGGCGGATGTCGAGGCGCTGCTGGCGGCCCCCGATCTGGATGACCCCATTGGCCTGCGTGACCGCGCGATGCTCGAGGTGCTGTATGCCTGTGGGTTGCGGGTCAGTGAGCTGATCGGGCTGACGCTCGAACAGGTCAATCTGCGTCAGGGCGTGCTGCGGGTCTTCGGCAAGGGCAGCAAGGAGCGCCTGGTGCCCATGGGTGAAGAGGCGATCGGCTGGGTCGAGCGTTACTGCCGCGAGGCGCGGCCGGCGCTGCTCGGTGGTCGGCCGGGCGATGTGCTGTTTCCCAGTTTGCGCGGCGAGCAGATGACCCGGCAGACCTTCTGGCATCGCATCAAGCATCAGGCCAGGGTGGCCGGCATCGCCAAGTCGCTGTCGCCGCATACGCTGCGGCACGCCTTCGCGACCCATCTGCTCAACCATGGCGCGGACCTGCGCGTGGTGCAGATGCTGCTGGGGCACAGTGATCTGTCCACCACGCAGATCTACACCCACGTGGCGCGGGCTCGCTTGCAGGCCCTGCACGCACAGCACCATCCGCGGGGGTAA
- a CDS encoding acyl-CoA thioesterase: protein MTPREQEIQRRTELSETRVAKAVFPPTTNHHNTLFGGTAMAWMDEVSFIAATRFCRLPLVTVSSDRIDFSHPIPAGSIVELVGRVSAVGNTSMKVQVDVFVEDMYGARRELAIRGAFSFVAMGEDGKPVAVLPGF, encoded by the coding sequence ATGACCCCCAGAGAGCAGGAAATTCAGCGGCGTACCGAGCTTTCCGAGACCCGTGTGGCCAAGGCGGTGTTTCCGCCGACCACCAATCATCACAACACCCTGTTTGGTGGTACGGCCATGGCGTGGATGGACGAAGTGTCGTTCATCGCCGCCACCCGTTTCTGTCGGCTGCCGCTGGTCACGGTGTCCTCGGACCGTATCGATTTCAGTCATCCGATCCCGGCCGGTAGCATCGTCGAGCTGGTCGGTCGCGTGAGTGCGGTCGGCAATACCAGCATGAAGGTGCAGGTCGACGTGTTCGTCGAGGACATGTACGGCGCCCGCCGCGAGCTCGCCATTCGTGGTGCCTTCAGCTTCGTGGCGATGGGCGAGGATGGCAAGCCGGTAGCGGTGCTGCCGGGTTTCTGA
- the rplS gene encoding 50S ribosomal protein L19, with translation MTNKIIQQLEAEQMSKEIPTFAPGDTVIVQVKVKEGDRQRLQAFEGVVIAKRNRGLNSAFTVRKISSGVGVERTFQTYSPLVDSLSVKRRGDVRKAKLYYLRDLSGKAARIKEKLA, from the coding sequence ATGACCAACAAGATCATTCAGCAACTCGAAGCTGAGCAGATGAGCAAAGAGATCCCTACCTTTGCCCCGGGCGACACCGTAATCGTCCAGGTAAAAGTAAAGGAAGGTGACCGTCAGCGTCTGCAGGCGTTCGAAGGTGTGGTAATCGCCAAGCGTAACCGCGGTCTGAACAGCGCTTTCACCGTGCGCAAGATCTCCAGCGGCGTAGGCGTTGAGCGTACTTTCCAGACCTACAGCCCGCTGGTCGACAGCCTGTCCGTCAAGCGTCGTGGTGACGTTCGCAAGGCCAAGCTGTACTACCTCCGCGACCTGTCCGGCAAGGCAGCACGCATCAAGGAGAAGCTGGCTTAA
- the trmD gene encoding tRNA (guanosine(37)-N1)-methyltransferase TrmD, which translates to MPSLRVDVITLFPEMFAAIGDYGITSRAVRQELLQLTCWNPRSYTTDRHHTVDDRPFGGGPGMVMKIKPLEDALADARQASGGQAKVIYLSPQGRPLTQAAVRELAKEERLILIAGRYEGVDERFIETHVDEEWSIGDYVLSGGELPAMVLIDAVTRLLPGALGHADSAEEDSFTDGLLDCPHYTRPEVYADKRVPEVLLGGNHEHIRRWRLQQSLGRTWERRVDLLDSRSLSGEEKKLLEEYIRQRDDN; encoded by the coding sequence ATGCCGAGCTTGCGCGTCGATGTCATTACGCTGTTCCCGGAAATGTTCGCCGCCATCGGCGATTACGGCATTACCAGCCGTGCGGTAAGGCAGGAGCTGTTGCAGCTGACCTGCTGGAACCCGCGCAGTTACACCACGGATCGTCATCACACCGTTGACGACCGCCCCTTCGGTGGTGGTCCTGGCATGGTGATGAAGATCAAGCCGCTCGAAGATGCACTGGCTGATGCCAGGCAGGCCAGCGGCGGTCAGGCGAAGGTGATCTACCTTTCGCCACAAGGCCGCCCGCTGACGCAAGCGGCGGTACGCGAGCTGGCGAAGGAGGAGCGTCTGATCCTCATCGCTGGCCGCTACGAAGGCGTCGACGAGCGTTTCATCGAAACGCACGTCGACGAGGAATGGTCGATTGGCGACTACGTCCTGTCCGGCGGTGAGCTGCCGGCCATGGTGCTGATCGATGCGGTGACGCGCCTTTTGCCTGGTGCATTGGGTCATGCAGATTCGGCCGAGGAAGACTCCTTTACGGATGGCTTGCTCGACTGCCCGCACTACACCCGTCCGGAGGTGTATGCGGATAAACGTGTTCCTGAGGTGCTGCTTGGCGGCAACCACGAACACATCCGGCGCTGGCGTTTGCAGCAGTCCCTGGGACGCACCTGGGAACGCCGTGTCGATCTTCTGGATAGCCGCTCGCTTTCTGGGGAAGAGAAAAAGCTGCTGGAGGAATACATCCGCCAGCGGGACGATAACTAA
- the rimM gene encoding ribosome maturation factor RimM (Essential for efficient processing of 16S rRNA), with protein MSTTPAPAEDLMVLGKIVSVHGVKGEVKVFSFTDPLDNVLDYPRWTLRRDGEVKQVELAGGRLQGKVLVARLKGLDDREVARTYAGFEICVPRSLLPELEDGEFYWYQLIGLKVIDQAGQLLGKIDHLFETGANDVMVVKPCIDSLDDRERLLPYTQQCVLSISLEAGEMRVDWDADF; from the coding sequence ATGAGCACGACGCCGGCTCCCGCCGAGGATCTGATGGTTCTTGGCAAGATTGTCTCGGTGCATGGCGTCAAGGGTGAGGTGAAGGTGTTTTCCTTTACCGATCCTCTGGATAACGTGCTCGATTACCCTCGCTGGACGCTGCGGCGCGATGGCGAGGTGAAACAGGTTGAACTGGCTGGTGGACGCTTGCAGGGCAAGGTTCTGGTCGCCAGGCTCAAAGGGCTCGATGATCGTGAGGTTGCGCGTACCTACGCCGGCTTCGAGATCTGCGTTCCCAGAAGCCTGCTGCCTGAGCTGGAAGACGGTGAGTTCTACTGGTATCAGCTGATAGGTCTCAAGGTCATCGATCAGGCGGGGCAATTGCTCGGCAAGATCGACCATCTGTTCGAGACCGGTGCCAATGATGTGATGGTGGTCAAGCCGTGCATCGACAGTCTCGATGATCGCGAGCGTCTGTTGCCTTATACGCAACAGTGCGTGTTGTCGATCAGCCTCGAGGCTGGCGAGATGCGGGTCGACTGGGATGCGGACTTCTGA
- the rpsP gene encoding 30S ribosomal protein S16, which yields MVTIRLARGGSKKRPFYHLTVTNSRNARDGRFVERIGFFNPVASGAEIKLSVNQERATYWLGQGAQPSERVAQLLKEAAKAAA from the coding sequence ATGGTAACTATTCGTCTCGCTCGTGGCGGCTCCAAAAAGCGCCCCTTCTACCACCTGACCGTGACCAACAGCCGCAATGCGCGCGACGGTCGCTTCGTAGAGCGTATTGGCTTCTTCAATCCGGTCGCTTCGGGTGCTGAAATCAAGCTGTCCGTGAATCAAGAGCGCGCTACCTACTGGCTGGGCCAGGGCGCACAGCCGTCTGAGCGCGTTGCTCAGCTGCTGAAAGAAGCTGCCAAGGCTGCTGCCTAA